From a region of the Candidatus Deferrimicrobium sp. genome:
- a CDS encoding biotin-dependent carboxyltransferase family protein translates to MILVVSPGFLTTVQDEGRRGYRAFGMPWAGAMDRYAFAAANFLAGNPRGAAALEMTISGGSFRFEEPAYVALCGADMGAVLEGEPAGNWVAFPVASGATLSFGSAAQGCRAYLAVLGGFDVPVVLGSRSTYTRAGIGGFRGRVLAGGDTLRVGPAPAAGQLPPRRFLPRPFVPPCGGEARLRVLAGPQEEMFASDGIATFYSSPYTVTDRNDRMGYRLEGPTVRHEAGPDIITDAIVPGAVQVPGNGMPIVMMADCQTSGGYATIGTVIGPDLRLLAQARRGDTVRFVRCPEEAAITALREEHAAYAAIAGSLPGACRGR, encoded by the coding sequence ATGATCCTTGTCGTTTCCCCCGGCTTCCTCACGACCGTACAGGACGAGGGCCGCCGCGGGTACCGTGCGTTCGGGATGCCGTGGGCCGGGGCGATGGACCGGTACGCCTTCGCGGCGGCGAATTTCCTGGCGGGGAATCCGCGCGGGGCGGCCGCTCTGGAGATGACGATCTCCGGCGGATCGTTCCGCTTCGAGGAACCGGCGTACGTGGCGCTGTGCGGCGCGGACATGGGAGCGGTGCTGGAAGGAGAGCCGGCGGGAAACTGGGTCGCCTTCCCGGTTGCCTCCGGGGCGACGCTTTCCTTCGGGTCTGCTGCTCAGGGATGCCGTGCCTACCTCGCCGTGCTCGGTGGGTTCGACGTGCCCGTCGTCCTCGGGAGCCGGTCCACCTATACGCGTGCCGGCATCGGGGGCTTCCGTGGGCGGGTCCTCGCCGGGGGAGATACATTGCGCGTCGGCCCGGCGCCTGCGGCCGGACAGCTTCCCCCCCGGAGGTTTCTGCCGCGCCCGTTCGTCCCACCATGCGGAGGAGAGGCCCGGCTTCGCGTGCTTGCCGGGCCGCAGGAGGAGATGTTCGCATCGGACGGGATCGCCACGTTCTATTCCTCGCCGTACACGGTGACCGACCGGAACGACCGGATGGGGTACCGCCTCGAAGGCCCGACGGTCCGACACGAAGCGGGCCCGGACATCATCACGGATGCTATTGTCCCGGGGGCGGTCCAGGTGCCGGGAAACGGCATGCCGATCGTCATGATGGCGGATTGCCAGACCTCGGGAGGGTACGCTACTATCGGGACGGTCATCGGTCCGGACCTGCGACTGCTGGCCCAGGCGCGGCGTGGCGATACGGTGCGGTTTGTCCGTTGCCCGGAAGAAGCGGCCATCACGGCGCTGCGCGAGGAACATGCGGCGTACGCGGCGATCGCGGGATCGTTACCCGGCGCGTGCCGCGGGAGGTGA
- a CDS encoding 5-oxoprolinase subunit PxpA, with amino-acid sequence MQIDLNCDMGEGFGRYDIGQDAELMPLISSANVACGFHASDPSTMHRTVKLAKEYDVAIGAHPSFPDLVGFGRREMAASPAEIRDDVMYQVGALLAFCKAEGVPLRHVKPHGALYNLAARDHHVAMAIAAAVHSVDPALYLVGLCGSAMEAAAGEAELKFAGEAFADRQYRKDRRLVSRREHGAVLADPEVVAERVVRMVRDGEVTAVDGTGISIDPKTVCVHGDTPGAVALLRAIRRRLEGEKIGVKSFGG; translated from the coding sequence GTGCAGATCGATCTGAACTGCGACATGGGAGAAGGGTTCGGGAGGTACGACATCGGCCAGGATGCGGAGCTGATGCCGCTGATCTCCTCCGCGAACGTGGCCTGCGGCTTCCACGCTTCCGATCCGTCGACGATGCACCGCACCGTGAAGCTCGCGAAGGAATACGACGTCGCCATCGGGGCACACCCCTCCTTCCCGGACCTCGTGGGTTTCGGGCGGAGGGAAATGGCGGCCTCCCCGGCGGAGATCCGGGACGACGTGATGTACCAGGTGGGCGCGTTGCTGGCGTTCTGCAAGGCGGAAGGGGTGCCCCTTCGGCACGTCAAGCCTCATGGCGCTTTGTACAATCTTGCGGCGAGAGATCATCATGTGGCGATGGCGATCGCGGCGGCGGTCCATTCCGTCGATCCGGCCCTTTACCTCGTCGGCCTGTGCGGCTCCGCGATGGAGGCAGCCGCCGGGGAGGCGGAGTTGAAATTCGCCGGGGAGGCGTTCGCCGACCGGCAGTACCGCAAGGACCGGCGGCTTGTTTCCCGGAGGGAGCACGGGGCGGTCCTCGCCGACCCGGAGGTCGTGGCGGAGCGCGTGGTCCGGATGGTCCGGGACGGCGAGGTGACCGCCGTCGACGGGACGGGTATCTCCATCGACCCGAAGACGGTGTGCGTCCATGGCGACACCCCCGGGGCGGTGGCGCTGCTCCGCGCCATCCGGAGGCGGTTGGAAGGGGAGAAGATCGGGGTGAAATCGTTCGGCGGGTAA
- the pxpB gene encoding 5-oxoprolinase subunit PxpB: MHKVRMLAAGEQGLVIEFGDAIDPAVNARVHRLAHAISLRPIEGILEWVPTYRSLLVLFDPLLVARGDLAAGIGRLLEGDEGGRESLPTGRIVELPVCYGGEFGPDLDFVARQNGISPEEAIAIHSSVLYLVYMLGFTPGFPYLGGMSSRLATPRLSSPRGKVPAGAVGIAGDQTGVYPVESPGGWRLIGRTPLRLFDPDREDSFLVAAGDFVRFLPIDEEEFWGYQQMEEIRTFERKGG; encoded by the coding sequence GTGCACAAGGTGCGGATGCTCGCCGCCGGCGAGCAGGGCCTGGTGATCGAATTCGGGGACGCCATCGACCCGGCGGTCAACGCCCGGGTTCACCGGCTTGCCCACGCCATTTCCTTGCGCCCGATCGAGGGGATCCTCGAATGGGTACCCACCTATCGCTCCCTCCTCGTGTTGTTCGATCCCCTGCTTGTTGCCCGGGGGGACCTCGCCGCGGGAATCGGGAGACTGCTCGAGGGGGACGAGGGTGGCCGGGAATCCCTTCCGACCGGAAGGATTGTGGAATTGCCCGTCTGCTACGGGGGGGAGTTCGGCCCCGACCTGGATTTCGTCGCTCGTCAAAACGGCATCTCACCCGAAGAAGCGATCGCGATCCATTCCTCCGTCCTCTACCTCGTTTATATGCTCGGATTCACCCCGGGCTTCCCGTACCTCGGAGGGATGTCCTCCCGGCTCGCGACTCCGCGCCTGTCGTCTCCGAGGGGGAAGGTACCGGCGGGGGCCGTCGGGATCGCCGGGGACCAGACGGGGGTTTACCCGGTGGAAAGCCCCGGAGGGTGGCGTCTGATCGGCCGGACGCCGCTTCGTCTCTTCGACCCGGACAGGGAGGATTCGTTTCTTGTCGCCGCGGGGGACTTCGTCCGGTTCCTTCCTATCGACGAAGAGGAGTTCTGGGGATATCAACAGATGGAAGAGATCCGGACGTTCGAACGGAAGGGAGGGTGA
- a CDS encoding ABC transporter substrate-binding protein: MKSRYANILGMAATVGLLAVLILPAAAADKVVRIGAIYPLTGPAGSTGAELKDAITLAADIVNGKYALDLPLARTQGLSNLNGAKVEVIFGDHQGKPDVGQAEAERMITTEKVAALIGAYYSSVTTTVSIAAERHRIPFLNPESTDPALTERGFKYFFRTTPYDDLFAENFFQFLNDVKKKKGAKIASVATVYENTNFGTGVNNAIKKNAAKYGYRLVADVAYAEKGTSAIAEVQKLKAASPDVVMPASYTADAILYMKTFKDLSYVPQAILAMDAGYISDEFKKTLGKDGDYVLSREVWALDLAKRKPMIAQVNEIYRKRFGRDMNGNSARSFTGFLVLADAINQAGSTDPEKIRGALEKYTLSGDRMIMPWEGVAFDPKTHQNTKGRGIIVQLVSGEWYTVWPFDLASRDVVWPLPAWGKR, translated from the coding sequence ATGAAAAGTCGGTACGCGAACATATTGGGAATGGCCGCCACGGTGGGGCTGCTGGCGGTTCTGATCCTGCCGGCTGCGGCGGCGGACAAGGTAGTGCGGATCGGGGCGATCTATCCCCTGACCGGCCCCGCAGGGTCCACGGGGGCCGAGCTCAAGGACGCGATCACGCTGGCGGCGGACATCGTCAACGGGAAGTACGCCCTGGACCTGCCGCTGGCCCGTACCCAGGGGCTGTCCAACCTGAACGGGGCCAAGGTCGAGGTGATCTTCGGCGACCACCAGGGCAAGCCGGACGTGGGGCAGGCGGAGGCGGAGAGGATGATCACGACGGAGAAGGTGGCGGCCCTCATCGGGGCGTACTACAGCTCCGTAACCACGACGGTCTCCATCGCGGCGGAGCGGCACCGGATCCCGTTCCTGAATCCCGAGTCGACCGATCCCGCGCTTACCGAGCGGGGGTTCAAATACTTCTTCCGCACCACGCCGTACGATGACCTGTTCGCCGAGAATTTCTTCCAGTTCCTGAACGACGTGAAGAAGAAGAAAGGCGCGAAGATCGCCTCCGTGGCCACGGTATACGAGAACACGAACTTCGGCACGGGGGTGAACAACGCGATCAAGAAGAACGCGGCAAAGTACGGGTACCGGCTGGTGGCCGACGTCGCCTACGCCGAGAAGGGGACCAGCGCGATCGCCGAGGTGCAGAAGCTGAAGGCCGCTAGCCCCGATGTCGTGATGCCGGCCTCCTACACCGCGGACGCGATCCTCTACATGAAAACGTTCAAGGACCTCAGCTACGTGCCGCAGGCGATCCTCGCGATGGACGCGGGGTACATCTCCGACGAGTTCAAGAAGACCCTCGGCAAGGACGGCGATTACGTCCTCTCCCGCGAGGTGTGGGCGCTGGACCTGGCGAAGAGGAAGCCGATGATTGCGCAGGTGAACGAGATCTACAGGAAGCGCTTCGGCCGCGACATGAACGGCAACTCCGCCCGCTCGTTCACCGGCTTCCTGGTCCTCGCGGACGCGATCAACCAGGCGGGTTCGACGGACCCGGAGAAGATCCGCGGAGCCCTGGAGAAGTACACCTTGTCCGGGGACAGGATGATCATGCCGTGGGAAGGGGTAGCCTTCGACCCGAAGACGCACCAGAACACGAAGGGGCGCGGGATCATCGTCCAGCTCGTTTCCGGCGAGTGGTATACCGTGTGGCCATTCGACCTTGCTTCCCGGGACGTCGTATGGCCGTTGCCCGCGTGGGGCAAGCGGTAG
- a CDS encoding MFS transporter yields the protein MNSSALLLFLLSFGHMCTDIVQGALPALLPFLKERFDLSYAVTGTLLMAAHLTSSVIQPLFGFVTDRRPFPILLPLGCAISGVGIALVPLSPSFGWLVAFVMFTGLGTAAFHPEGFKATACIASERRATGMSFFSVGGNLGFAIGSPAAIFLVSRYGLPGAAGLLLPTTVAALLLLPALPVLRRRIESASSAPRRNAMSGVDRPLYAVSLIILIVVLRSWTQLGLATYIPFLYQAQLKSDPAYVATLLFFFLGSGTVGTVIGGPLADRFGHRRLLFFSLVLQIPLIFLFLRSSGVLVFATAALLGGTIVSTFSVTIVMAQELFPRRMATASGAIAGFAIGTGGIGVTLIGAVADRYGVPAATNLINILPAIGGLLVMLLPLPWKATGELHRAPCAPSSGGAHEHEDR from the coding sequence GTGAACTCCTCCGCGCTCCTGCTCTTCCTCCTCTCGTTCGGGCACATGTGCACGGACATCGTGCAGGGGGCCCTGCCGGCGCTCCTCCCGTTCCTCAAGGAGCGGTTCGACCTGTCGTACGCCGTCACGGGGACGCTGCTCATGGCGGCGCACCTCACCTCGTCCGTGATCCAGCCTCTGTTCGGCTTCGTCACGGATAGGCGCCCGTTCCCGATCCTGCTTCCGCTGGGGTGCGCGATCTCGGGAGTCGGGATCGCGCTGGTGCCGCTCTCCCCGTCGTTCGGATGGCTGGTGGCGTTCGTCATGTTCACGGGGTTGGGCACCGCGGCGTTCCACCCGGAGGGGTTCAAGGCGACCGCATGCATCGCTTCGGAGCGGCGCGCGACGGGGATGTCCTTCTTCTCCGTAGGGGGGAACCTAGGGTTCGCCATCGGCTCCCCGGCGGCGATCTTCCTCGTCTCAAGGTACGGACTCCCGGGGGCGGCGGGTCTCCTCCTGCCGACCACCGTCGCCGCGCTGCTGCTCCTCCCTGCCCTCCCGGTCCTCCGGCGCCGGATCGAATCGGCATCCTCCGCCCCGCGGAGGAACGCGATGAGCGGCGTGGACCGTCCGCTCTACGCCGTGTCGCTCATCATCCTGATCGTGGTGCTGCGCTCGTGGACCCAGCTTGGGCTCGCCACCTACATCCCCTTCCTTTACCAGGCGCAGTTGAAAAGCGACCCGGCATACGTGGCGACCCTCCTCTTCTTCTTCCTCGGCTCCGGCACCGTGGGAACGGTGATCGGGGGACCGTTGGCGGACCGGTTCGGGCACCGGCGGCTCCTCTTCTTCTCCCTTGTCCTGCAGATCCCCCTCATCTTCCTGTTCCTGCGATCGTCGGGGGTGCTCGTCTTCGCAACGGCCGCGCTTTTGGGCGGGACGATCGTATCGACCTTCTCGGTCACGATCGTGATGGCCCAGGAGCTGTTCCCGAGACGGATGGCCACGGCGTCGGGCGCCATCGCTGGATTCGCCATCGGCACGGGCGGCATCGGCGTCACCCTGATCGGGGCGGTCGCCGACCGGTACGGCGTCCCGGCGGCCACGAACCTGATCAACATCCTCCCCGCGATCGGGGGGCTGCTCGTCATGCTCCTGCCGCTGCCGTGGAAGGCGACGGGGGAGCTCCACCGCGCGCCTTGCGCGCCATCCTCAGGAGGTGCGCATGAGCACGAAGATCGATGA
- the epmA gene encoding EF-P lysine aminoacylase EpmA: MPRNGTERETGRRLADGELSWEALRARARILERIRGFFRERGFLEVDPPIAQRYPNIDPNVFPVKITDASGEAARLYLHTSPELAMKKLLAAGSGDIFFLGKVFRDREGSPLHSPEFTMLEWYRVGGVAEDVMRDVEELVRTLALTIAGEAVVQGNGREIPVDGPWLRWELDDAFRELLGVGMEGKVELREALDRMGVRPGAEESWEDLFFRACLDVVEPALHARGACFLTGYPAPLAAMARRRPGRPEISERFEGFVAGIELVNGYEELTDPVEQEERLFALAERHRRSTGETLPLDPGFLDALRRGLPACSGAALGVDRLVMLLLRKDDIADGMYR; the protein is encoded by the coding sequence ATGCCTCGTAACGGAACGGAACGGGAGACGGGACGGCGGCTCGCGGACGGCGAGCTGTCCTGGGAGGCGTTGCGGGCGCGGGCCCGCATCCTCGAGAGAATCCGCGGCTTCTTCCGGGAGCGGGGATTCCTCGAAGTGGACCCGCCGATCGCGCAGAGGTATCCGAACATCGACCCGAACGTCTTCCCGGTGAAGATCACCGACGCCTCCGGTGAAGCGGCGCGGCTCTACCTCCACACCTCCCCGGAGCTGGCGATGAAGAAACTTCTCGCCGCCGGGTCGGGCGACATCTTTTTTCTCGGGAAGGTGTTCCGGGACCGGGAAGGGTCGCCCCTCCATTCGCCGGAGTTCACGATGCTGGAATGGTATCGCGTCGGCGGCGTCGCGGAGGATGTGATGCGCGACGTGGAGGAACTGGTCCGGACACTGGCCTTAACGATCGCCGGCGAGGCGGTCGTTCAAGGAAACGGGAGGGAGATCCCGGTCGACGGGCCGTGGCTTCGTTGGGAACTCGACGACGCGTTCCGGGAACTCCTCGGTGTCGGGATGGAGGGAAAGGTGGAGTTGCGGGAGGCGCTCGACCGGATGGGGGTGCGTCCAGGAGCGGAGGAATCCTGGGAGGACCTCTTCTTCCGGGCATGCCTCGACGTGGTGGAGCCCGCGCTCCACGCACGGGGCGCCTGTTTCCTCACGGGCTACCCCGCGCCCCTCGCCGCGATGGCCCGGCGCCGCCCTGGCCGCCCCGAGATCTCTGAGCGGTTCGAGGGATTCGTGGCGGGCATCGAGCTCGTCAACGGGTACGAGGAGCTGACCGACCCCGTGGAGCAGGAGGAACGCCTGTTCGCCCTCGCGGAGCGGCACCGCCGATCGACCGGCGAAACGCTTCCCTTGGACCCGGGATTCCTCGACGCGCTGCGCCGCGGCCTCCCCGCGTGCTCGGGGGCCGCGCTGGGGGTCGACCGGCTCGTCATGCTCCTGCTGCGCAAGGACGACATCGCGGACGGGATGTACCGGTGA